The DNA window GTAGGCTTAAAACTGATGAATGTGTGACAAATTGGCAATTCTAATGCTAATGACAAAAATGATGAAATAAACTGTTAAGTTAAGTGAATGAATGTGTCATTTTTACTTTTGAGCATGATTTGAGCATGGTTAAGTTGTGTGGAATGAAGTTTAAGAAAAAAACCGAATCATATTCCAGCATAGATATAGGTTTTATTTATAAAGACATATAAACAATATATGAAATTCATGTTGCAACACAACCAAATTATTTTTCTGTAAAGGCTGTTGTTTTGAAAGCGAATAACATAACAGTACTTTGATCAAGTAGTTTTCCACAGTTGTACAATCATGTGAATTGTGCAATAACAAAACCAAAATCATCAATACATATTTTCCAAAAATATCCTACACTAGTGTTTCCTCACATGGCGTCTGGTAAAATGAGGGAAAGTGCATTCATAAACGACAGTGCTGCAAAAAAATCTCTTGGAAGTTGGAACGCAAATCTTGTCATCTCTCTCGTTATTTTCTGTTTCACGGAATGTTGCATAGTAGGTCTGTAGACTACACAAGAATACGAAATAGATCATTCAAAACTTTTGCAAGGGTGCCGTTTTTATAGCCACACATAACATGTCAACTGTCAATTAAAACATGGTCAGACACTGCCACAGCAATACAATTCCTTTACCTCcgaggagaggacagggaaagAGAAACACTTTTAAACAGCAATTTTCCAGCGCCAACCCTAATCTAGCCTTAGTAAACACCagtgttgtttttcttttttaaatctgGATGAAACATCGCAGCAGTTATTTAGTTTAGGATTTACGCATTAGACTTGGATACAAGTGGGTGAAGTTCAGGTATAGACTATACAAATAAAAAGTGATCAAGGCTTGTCGTTATGGTGCTTAAAGAGACTTGCAGGTGTCCCCGAGTATTTCTCCGCGCAGGTGGCGAGTGCCGAGCCCGTGAAGGGGTATACAGCAGCCTGTCCAAAGGGTGCAATGGGGGTAGGGATGGGCGAGGTGATGCTCTGTCCCTGGTTCAGATAAGCCACCAGCCGCCTCATTTCCTCCAGAGCCTGAGCCTGCATGAGGATGTAGTTCTTTGCTAGGAGGAGAGTGGCTATTTTGGAGAGTTTCCTCACTGACGGGCTGTGCGCATACGGGATCACAGAGCGGAGGCCGTCCAGTGCGTCGTTCAGGTCGTGCATCCGTCTCCTCTCGCGCGCATTGATGCTCAGGCGCAGAGACCGCTGCTCTTTGGGCTTCTTGGAAAGAGGACCCCCGTGTTTGTCATCGTCGAATGCGGAACCCCTCTTCCGGGGGTCCAGAGGGTCGAAACGGTCGTCATCGTCATCGCTGGTCTGCTCCCCGCCACTTTCGTTGGACTTGCCCGTCTGGCCGGAGAGGAAGTCGGCGGCCGGTGTGAGAGGATACCGCCCTCCAGGACTTCCAGTAATTTGGCCAGGTCCAAAACCGAAGGCGGACTGGCCGTATCGCTGCGTCAGGTCCAGTAAAGTGTCGTTGCTGATGGACTTCAGCAGATTCTCTTCCCCGGCATTCATTTTCTCTTCCACAATAAGGACTAATACAAAATGCAGTTCAGTCGAAACTTAATTTATCCTCTTTCTCCGTGTCGTTACTTTTTTGTGGAGAGGGTTCGCCCACTACTCGAGTCCTCAACACACTTTCTTTGTGGCTCTTCAGAACAGTTGCAGTGAATGGACTGTATTCAGCCCCACTTGACGTTCCCCCTGCGCGCATATACGTTTAAAACACTTTTGTAATTGTGTGTTTTGCGAAGCGACATTAAACGCACGTAAATGGTGGCCTGGCTGAGAGACTGGAGCGGTGGCCTCCTTGACGGGTCCTTGTGTGCTTCTTGCCCTCGCCCTGGGCAGACTGTGACTCGCTCTCCATCCCACTCACGCGTCAGTAGGAGCGCGAGGCCCGTTGGGATAATCTATCTGTCCAATCAGGGGGGCGTTTTAATTACTGTAGCGAAGAACGCTGGCATGATCCTAATTTCGACCAGAATAATGATAATTGCAAGACAAATTTACACAAATAGCTTTCGCCTATAATTTTGAGTTAGTCTATGTTTGACAATTGTGGTGGGCATCCTTTCGTTGTCCCCATAAAACACCCATATACCCAGAGTGAATACAATCCTTAGAtgtttgaaactgcactgttagGCTACTTTAGGCAGGCTGCAAACAGGCTATGACTGTAACACTTTCTTGTTGTTTTGACAGTAATAGGCTATACTGtaaaactaacactaaagtacTGTATTAATTATTTACAGTAGATTGCAATAAAGAGCAATGCACTCTGGATGATTTTAGACCTAAACACTAAATCATACCCTAAATTCCAAAGAAATGTTGATTTAACATTACATTACTGTAACCGCACAGCATTGTGGGAATGGCAACTGGCAACGTTTTCAAACCATTCTGTTTGACAGGATTGAGAGACATTAAGGATTACAGCAATGCACTGTACTGTTGTTTTATGGTAATTTACATGCAGCCAGTTGCCTGTAAGTTTTACAATGGTAAAAAAGATTAGAGTAACAGtattgtttactgtaaaatacagTATGGTAACATATGGTACTGTATTTTAGGTAATTTACAGGCAACGGGCAGCCTGTACGTAACCGTGAAAACAACAGGAAAGGTTTTACAGTGTAGGctacattttatttaaacaatATCAGAAGTTTGCATGATCACAATGTTATGCAAATCCAACTCCTCAAAAACACTGCAGGTGAAGTGTTCCAATTCACATATTGATGCATTTTATGGGCATACAATTCAACTCCAAATGTGTAAAGTTCAGCTCCAGATATGAAGATATTAACTTATAGATAGAGGCTGATTCTTCCTGGTTGACCTGAGTTATACAGATCCCACAGGCATGCCAAATAGCCTACAACTGAACACCACAAACACATTGTGTAGTAGGCTATATTTGACAATATACCTCTGTAGGTATACCGCACAGTGGTCCACAATGAAAACCCAACAACAGCTTACATGAGGCCCATGCAAGCTGgcagaaaaaaaacaacagtacATTTTTCACAATGAAAGACTAGTGTGGCTTTTTCATGACCAATGACGTGTGCTTCAGCCCAGAAAAAagaaggggtgggagagagagcgagaaagagagagagccgcACCTGGTGGGTAGTAGCCTATTAATTGCGTAACCTGGCCGGGCTCCAGAATCAGGGCTTATCGGAGGAAGGGAGGCCCAAGGCGGGGTGGTTCACCATGCACATTAACAGTATCAACACCAAATGCGCTCACGGACAGGGGCGACGGGGAAATGCACTGGAAAACTTGCCATAGCACTGTTGGATTTCGGGAATATATTCAGTGTCTTGCTAACTTTGATGCATCATCACAATAAATAGCCAAGCTTTTCCCAAACATTTATTACAGGGACATAATGATTAGCTATATAAAGAAACACATATCAATCTAAGTAACAGAAGCGTTGTGAAAGTGCCATCTCAAATAGACTATCCATGTTTGTCATTCATGCTTCCTAAGAGAGTTGACTAAACATAGCAGTAGGTTAAAGTAACAGATGATAAGCCCAACATCCATAGCAGTAGGTTAAAGTAACAGATGATAAGCCCAACATCCATACCAGTAGGTTAAAGTAACAGATGATAAGCCCAACATCCATAGCAGTAGGTTAAAGTAACAGATGATAAGCCCAACATCCATAGCAGTAGGTTAAAGTAACAGATGATAAGCCCAACATCCATACCAGTAGGTTAAAGTAACAGATGATAAGCCCAACATCCATACCAGTAGGTTAAAGTAACAGATGATAAGCCCAACATCCATACCAGTAGGTTAAAGTAACAGATGATAAGCCCAACATCCATACCAGTAGGTTAAAGTAACAGATGATAAGCCCAACATCCATAGCAGTAGGTTAAAGTAACAGATGATAAGCCCAACATCCATAGCAGTAGGTTAAAGTAACAGATGATAAGCCCAACATCCATAGCAGTAGGTTAAAGTAACAGATGATAAGCCCAACATCCATAGCAGTAGGTTAAAGTAACAGATGATAAGCCCAACATCCATAGCAGTAGGTTAAAGTAACAGATGATAAGCCCAACATCCATAGCAGTAGAGCTAAAAAGCTCACCATTAGCAGATCCCAACCACATAATTGTTTTCTACTTTATGGTTTCAAGATCTGTTACCTGGTCACCTTTGCTTGGTCTTTGAGGATTTAAGTCCGGCTTGAAGTTAAATGTACTTGATACAAAGCATTTCAATCGAATTGTTGATTGATTTATCCTCTACCAGTCTCCTATCCCATCACTCCAGGCCTGCTGAAGCGCCACTTCCACTGACCAGATCCTAGTATGAgatgaaaacactgtcaccttcTGTTCAGAATCACTCATTACACTATGGTTGTCTGAGTGCAGCAAGCACATAGGAAAAAGGCAGTTTTGTGACCAAACTACTTTAGTTTAGGGAGTGTTCATAATGTTTATAATGTTTATGACAGGTGTAAAttgccaaccttggctttatacctatTCAAACAACAGACTACAGGTGGCAGTATGTACCCTTTCAGTTTGTATACCAAcacatagaagtagtagaagaaaatggactacttcaaaatggagatggcctcaatggacCAGCCCATGTGTACACAGacgccataatgggacagatacaacGTTGCTATCTCTAAAGCTGCAATACAAATTTCAACTCCctcaaaaaaatatttaaaactaAGTTCGGTAGTTGGATGAGTTTGTACGGATACTGTCAAAATAATCACTGGAATTTAGTTAGTCAGAATTGGAATCATTTCCTCAAGTCTCACCACATTTGTTTCTGTTTTCTGTAACATAGCCAGTAAAGTTGTATTGTATTCCATTGGCTGAGACGCCGAACGATTACCAGCTGTGAACAAACCCACCTGTAGCTTGATGGGGATACACAGGAAATATTGGAAATGCAGATATTACTGCAAAAATACAAAATTGTCGCTGGAAAAGAAGATGTACAggttcttctcaggttttgatgCTACCGAAGTTAGTTTGGAGTTTTGTTAGAAAATGTCAGCTTTGCTAACATCGGATATTGAATTGCATAGATTTTTAAGGACGATGCTAAATCATGCTAATTACTGCCGGTAGCAAGGTAGGCATAAACAATGCATTATCGCGGATGCCACTGGCCTACAAGGTGACATAATTTCACCCAAACATCTCTTTAAGCacctcttaaggatctgaccctttaaaaaaaaattgggcataaaatgacatacccaaatctaactgcctgtagctcaggacctgaagcaagcatttgaaaggaaacactttgaaggtagtggaaatgtgaaattcatTTAGGAGAATAtagcacattagatctggtaaaagataatacaaacaaaaaaacatgtgttttctatatattattttgttccatcatatttgaaatgcaagagaaaggccataatataatattgcagtttaggcgcaatttggattttggccactagatgtgtgtgtgcaaagttccagattgatccagtgaagcattgcTGGACAATATTTTTTATCAAGTCTTCCCAAATGTgctgaattggtcaattgatacataactacataactatagagaacatacaaaaattatATGGTAATCCAACATTAtggcaagtaagcatttcactgtaaggtctacacctgttgtattcggcgcacgtgacaaataaactttgatttgatttaagtttacacactcccaggaatatcatacatgatggatcattagcttatacacaaAATTTCACACgtctagatggccgggcggggtgggtgtagagccagagacagcaggtgtTCAAACTGTACatcccagttcctacatttgaatataaacatGGGTTTGATCAAAACAAGACTAtcctacattttatctctgggaacCTCAGTATGACAAATCAGatcaagattactgaatgtaagtacattatttaccttcagagttgaatatatcaaaccagttgccataATAAGTTTTTTGTCGTtgtgtactctcctcaaacaatagatgttggtattttttcactgtaatagctactgtacattggacagcacagttaaattaacaagaatttaagctttctgcccatatacgACATTGTCTAtgttctgggaaatgttcttgttacttacaatgtaatgctaatcacattagcgcacgttagctcaaccttcCCGGTATATGGACATCGATCTCGTGGAGGTTAATAACTACAGAGggggtcattttgaccccagtggcatattttttttattaaattccTTCAATTGTCCATGACTTTGTCAATTAACTTGTTCTTAACCAATCTAAATCattgtttagtgtttctgtattaATATAGACTTTTTTAGTTCGATAGA is part of the Salmo trutta chromosome 31, fSalTru1.1, whole genome shotgun sequence genome and encodes:
- the LOC115169234 gene encoding class E basic helix-loop-helix protein 23-like gives rise to the protein MNAGEENLLKSISNDTLLDLTQRYGQSAFGFGPGQITGSPGGRYPLTPAADFLSGQTGKSNESGGEQTSDDDDDRFDPLDPRKRGSAFDDDKHGGPLSKKPKEQRSLRLSINARERRRMHDLNDALDGLRSVIPYAHSPSVRKLSKIATLLLAKNYILMQAQALEEMRRLVAYLNQGQSITSPIPTPIAPFGQAAVYPFTGSALATCAEKYSGTPASLFKHHNDKP